The region ACAACACAGACAGCAAGTGTAGAATAACACCAGTCAGTATTTTACCTGCTTCCCATACAGTTGCTGCTGTGGGTTCTCCTGAGCATACACTCAGTCTGTTGCAGAGGACTAGTGCAGCAACCAGTTTAACTTACACCCAACCACACAAacatttagcaaaaataaacaccatGTGTACAGCACCACTTACATTTCTCACAATGACAAAAGACTCTACTTTTCAAGAAGGATCGACACCCTATCGTATCTGTTTCTCACTCCTGTGATTAGCCTGTGTCTCTGGGTCCCAGTACATTACTGTACAAGCAAAGAGAGGCTGATCAGACATTTAACAGCTGTACCTGTCAACCCAGCCTGACACTGCCTCACCTCTCCCACCAAGCTGAGCAAGACCACACACCATGGCCACAAAGTCCTTTGAAAATCTTTAAAATCAATTATAATTTCTTGAATAATACATGTGTTTCTGAAGTGCACTGACAGCGAGCACAGTCTTCAAACCATGCTGACATAATCTTTTGTGGTTTTAAGAAAATTAGTCTTTTAAGACTAATGGCTTACAACACCCAATGATTCGTGAGAATAGAAGGTTTCCtagcttttttgtctttttgccaGTGTCAATCACGGGTTAATTTGCCATTACAACTTATTTGCCATgatgaatttaaatttaaaatatgttaatCGGTATCAGGACTGCACTCCTGACATTGTGTCCACATACAGCCATTAACTAAAGCTCCGTCAACCAGTGTAACACATTCAACAGATTCTTTTAGTTCATTTGGCTCTGACTGACTGAATCTGAGTGTTGTTTCTTCATCCACCTGCATGTGAGACAGTATGTGTATGTGCACTTCTACATGGCAGTGATGATCTCCCATGGCACTGAAACCGCAGTGATTAAAAACCAACCCGTCCTGATGTGAGTTCTGAGCCTGTATGAGAAACACACAGCGCCTGTTCATCTTTGTTTCTGAGCAAGTTTGTCACAATGCTTGTGTGGTAATCATAGCCACAGGCTTCAGGAAGTAAGCCACGAGaggaaaaacaccaacaaacagtACAATAAGCAAGATCTGTACTTTAGACAGTATAAATTAGTAATGAATTTTTTTGATCTACTCAGATGGTGTGTACGTCAGTGCTTCCTCACCTCATACCTCACCTGGCTTTCTACCAAATGCAATGTAGCCGTGCTTAATGATGATGGGTTTATTGTTACTAGCATAAATACTCAGTTCCCCCAGTACACACTAAAACCCCACCCCGGTTTACAGTACCAGTCTCTTCCATCTCCTACTGTTTGTTCAGAAAGTTAATAGTTAACCAAATCAATGCACGTTGTTCGTCGGCAGCCCTGCCTCATCCCGAGTCACATACTGTCACCTGAACTCTGGATGCTGCATCAGTCACAATGGCCTCTTTCTTTGCTTGAGTTAtccaagaaaataaaatgattgaGCAGAAATAAGGATGTCTTTCAGGAAGTCATTTTGAGGAatgacacccccccccccccccccccatcccccccaaaaaaatactgttaagTTTCATTCACATCATATACAGACACCCACAGTCTATGtgaaggcctttttttttttttgttaatagcTGCGGTTACACTGTTTTTCCAAGAAGCCTTTGAATGAGGATTATTTTCCAAAGCTCATCTATTTTCCTGCTTCGGATTGTCTCCTCAGCGTCTGGTTTAAAGGGAATGCtgggaaacagcagcagaggaaaggTGGGACTCATGGATTCTGGATTCCAGTGTGCAAATGTGGGTCACACATTTGCTTCTTCTGGCAGGAGTCAATGAAATTCAAACTGCTGCCCACCTTCTTGACCGCTGAAGTAGTTTTGGCCAAGAATAGCAGCAGGACATGCACATCAATTGTTCTTCAAAGCGCTGCTAAAATAGGCGCTGTGAGCCCTGCACGTTTCTCGCCTGTTAACAGACGGTGATCAAGTATCAAGACTACATGAATGGCCTCCATACCAAGGCAGAGAGAGACACCTTCATACCTCCGGTGCCTTCTGTGTCTGGAAATCAACAGTAATCAGAGCTTTTGATACCTTTAATTTGGATTCCAGCTGGGTTTTTTATACTTAAAATAAGCAAagaattatttacagtttatttgttCAACCACTTCGCTCTGCAATTTTAGCTCTGGCCTGCGACCCAGTGCAGACCCTGTCAAGATTGATGGTGTTGTTTTGCAGACGGAGGTAACTGGAGGTTATGCTCACATCTGTTCTCTGTAACTCAATCACTTGGTCAGAGAGCAAGACGGACTCAACGCATACCTCAACAGACTGagaacattatttttctttcctttttgttcGGACCTGTTCTTTTTCTCCTCGGCCTCTCACTTTGCAGCCGCAGCTTTGTTTGTATTAGTACTCCACTCCACAAAGTAAACTTACTTCATTCTTTGCTGGTCGTAAACAGGCCAATTACAAGGCACTCAGACCTGTACAgcaggacacacacactctgcacaCATACTTACTAGGAGGAgtaagcaagaaaaaaaaaaggaaaacgcTACTGGCATGATAATAAAGGACTTGTTGGCCAGGGTTACTAGAGGGCAATGGCCGCAACTCCTCTCCCTGTGTGTGTGGAAGGAAGTGAGAGAGTCAGAGAACgacagagagagacaaggaTCATGTGGCTGGAGTGCGCCGCGTCCACTGTTCAACGCTGAAAGGGAGCAGCACCCAAAACAGGGGGCGGATACCACAGCTTCCAAACCACTGGACTCACCATCTGTCTGCTCTTATTTTCCAAACCTACTGAAACTGACAAGTCCTGCAACGTCAGAGGAGCCCACTTGGGCCACGCTTTTGGAAAATTCACTTCCATCCAGGCGCCAAAAAGGGGGATCTGGCGCGGCGAATATGGAAGTGGATGAGGATTGCTCGATGTCGGAGTGGGAGGCCGTGCTGGAGCTGGATGAGGCGTTGGCGGGGTGGCTTCTGCAGGGTCCAGCTAGAGGGGAGTGGGGTTGGGAGTGGGGATGGGCTGCCTCGGACCTTCAGGACCCCGAGTGGGACACTGAGGAGATTCCTGCTGTAAGTTGAGCTGTGCTTGAAGGAGAGCGATGGGGAGAAAACATGCAGCGAATTTAGAAGCATTTTGGTTTGGATTTATTTAGCTCCAACAGGACAAAGTCGCAAAGGAGAAGGTCGACAGAAAGACTTTGTAGCATGAATTGTCTTTACTGTATGTTGCTGTAAGCATAGGTCTGTGGTAATTCCCCTCCACTAAATAAAACAACTGGTTTGCTTATGAGTCATAGCTATTTGAACTCCTCTAAAGCTCACAGGGGACTGTTGTTTGGAGTAATCATCAGGTTACTAAGTGAGTAACTGAATTTATGAACAGCGTAggtgtgtgtttggttgttcGTAGACTAGAggattcttttaaaaatcatgcTAGTGTGTGCAGTTAATTTCAGAGATGTCACCCACATGTTTCTCAAAGGCGACTACAAGCAGAAAGAGATACTCCCAAGCCGTATTTCAACTCCCTTTATTTTAAACACCTGACTTGGACGTGAAAGTGCAGTTCTTTTCCCACCAGCCGATCCAAAGGAATatgcttttttcttctgttgtagTGTACCTCTTGTTACCGTATTGGCAGCTATTGTTTCCTGAAGCTTTCCTGTTGAAGGAAAGCATCTGGCACAGACAGTGAGAGCTCTCACTCTGGCACACATTTGAAGATTTTATACTTCACAGGCTCGCTCTGCAAATAATCAAGTCTGCCAAAGCCAAGCAAAAGAGAAAGTGTGATCATATCAAATGGGATGTTCTTCCCAGAGCTGCAAAGACTCTCTTTGTTAATCAATCCACTCTGTAGAGTTTTGTTTACACTTGAGGTTTCATCTGTTGTCCTACCCCTTGACAAAAGCCTCTTTGTTAGAAACATGTTGCTCTATAAAACAAATGTGACTCATGTTATTACATCTAAATTGTACTTCGGGCAGCATGTGTATTGTATGATCTGCACCAGGCTGACTTTGTATGGACTGCGCTTTAATTCACTCTTGTTACTGAGTATGAGTAGCGATGCGGCCTTACAGATATCTCAGGCTACATACCTCTGCTTGCCATTCATTCTACTTCCATTTCCAGCACTTGTTAAAATCCCCCACAGAATGAAAGTCGGGGTATGACTAAAGTAAACCAGACATCCTGATAAAACCTGTGGGGGGTTTTAACAAGGTCGTCTCACGTGCTCATGGAAAGAAATAACCCGCGACGACACTTGTGAGCGAGTGAGAGAGCATGAAGATGCAAGTGTGAGTTTTTAGCAGCATATATGTGAGTGTGCGTGGTGTTTCTGACTCTGCCTGTCACTGCAGGTGCTGAGCCCGACATACAAACAGCGCAATGAGGACTTTAGGAAACTCTTCAAGCAGCTCCCTGACACAGAGAGACTCATTGTGGGTGAGTGGATGCCATGGACACACTGGGGCCATCTGAGGACTGGCAGGGTGCAGACAGCCTGCTAGTAATTAGAAAATGATTAATCTTCATCGAACAGAGAGGACACAGACAAATATCGGCTGATCCAAGTGTCTTGCATCATGGTGTGGTTGTAATTCTCTAGAATTCACAAACAGTTTTTAGAGATCTTCTTCTGCTTATTTAGAGGAACCTCCAACCCAATAACGAACCTTTCTGGCACTAAGAGCTACAGTACATCCTGCACACCTTTGTAATGTCACAAGctttgttggtttgttgttgCATGAGTTTCCCACTCTCTAATGAATACGGTCATTGTCTGAAATGCCTCGACTTGCAGTATGGTGATGAGGAGTTCACGTCTAATAAACAAGATGTGCAcagtgctgaaatgcacaagtgaCCTACTTTTTTACATTACACAAGTAACACTTGTTTGTATGTTGCTGTTTCTGGGCCGagttatttatatatttcatgTCTTAATGATGTAGTTTGTAATTTTCCCATCATACTTAGTGTGTGGTAGTAATCCTTCGTTGATTCTGCGTGCCTTGCAGACTACTCCTGTGCTCTTCAGCGGGACATCCTCCTGCAGGGACGACTCTACCTCTCTGAGAACTGGATCTGTTTCTATAGCAACATCTTCCGCTGGGAAACACTGGTATGGTTGTTAACTCCCCGCACCTCTGCACTTTTATATTGGCAGTATTGGGtcatatatgtgtgtgcgtgtgtgtcccTGAATGCATAATTGTGTGCatttgcatgtgtttgcatGTAGCTGACAGTGCGGCTAAAAGACATCTGCTCGATGACGAAAGAGAAGACCGCTCGCCTCATTCCCAATGCTATCCAGGTCTGCACAGACACTGAGAAGGTAAATGATAACGAATTAGGGAATCGaagcattttctctttttttttttcaattgtagAAAATTGACTGAATATGTTGTAAGATCTAATCATCTTCACCATAAGAGACACCAGGGAGGACTTGAGATATAAAATCTTTCTGATACAGGAAGATTAGTGATTTAATCTTTTCACATATTGGGGGAGGGGGATGTTTCTGTCACTGTCTGGGGAATGGTTGAAAAGATAATAATTCCcatcatcactgccaaaatagaCCACTAGGAATTAAGATAATCGCACACTGGAAGAGTTTAAACCATGCTCCACAAACTGTTCTTTAATTGTAATTTCATTTCTGTAGTTAGTGTTATTTAGTGTTCTGAAACATGGTTGCTTTTCACTCTTCACAGCACTTCTTCACCTCGTTCGGAGCACGGGACAGGACGTACATGATGATGTTCAGACTGTGGCAGAATGCGCTGCTTGACAAGGTAAGAAAATCTGCTCTGTGACTGTTGCATTTTGCTTATACCCATCTCAAACAGGGTTGTTGTACATTTGCGTCACATAGGTCGATTGCACGACGAGGAAATGTTGCATGGCGCTCTTTGTTTTCAGTGGTGTATTCTCAACTGTCTTCATTCCTTATTTGGGTTTGTTTGCGCCTTTTGCAGCCCTTGTGCCCCAAAGAACTGTGGCACTTTGTTCATCAGTGCTATGGCAACGAGCTCGGCCTAACCAGTGACGATGAGGACTATGTTCCCCCTGATGATGACTTCAACACCATGGGGTGAGTCTGATTATTCAGCAGCATTAGTTACTATGGCTACCACCATAAACATTTTCAGTTGATTACCTAATTACCCAAATTAGAAAATGATTACTGCTCCCAATATGAGCCATAACAAGCAACACTCACATCCTCTGTCACGTACCAGAATGTATGCTCACTCCAGCTCCCTCAGGTAATCCATTTAGATACGCAATTTCACACATAACATCCTTTTCTCCTCAGAAATTATCTCTATGCTAATTTGCTCTGCAAACTAAAGAGTTTGCGTTAAACTTCTTGGTTTATCAGCTGGGTGTGATGCTGCTGAGGAACTAGAGAATCTCAAAGTCTGCAAAAGATGCAAGAGAGTAAATACTGTACTTGTCTAAAGGCTTAAAAGATCATTCTGTGCTCTGTCTCTTTGTTCATGTCTGAAGCGGATTTACTAGAGGAAATCAATATAGAGTTATGGTTTGGTCCCCAGTGACAATGATAAAGGAAAGAAGTCACATCAAAGCCGGAATTGAGGTCAAATGTAAAGCTCCATAAAGATCCTGAAGTGATTATGGCTTAATAAGAGATTATCGTCGGCAAATCTGTTAGTAAATTAGAGATCATTTTCACTTCCCGGACGCTTAGACTTGTTTCAAAAATGCTAATGCGATCAGAAAACAGCCactttaaaatggctttaaGGTTCTTGCGTCTGTGTTATACCACAtgtcaaatgtttgttttttaatctaatAGGACCCAATAAGCAAAATCATGCTATGAGAAACCAGCAAACACCGTTTCATGACATCTTTGTTACAAGACTCTGGTCAAGGAGATGAGACAGAGCTTAGTAAAATTCTTTAATGCCGTGGTTCTCTTGTGCCTTCAGGTTCAGTGAAGAGATTCCCAATGAGGAGAATGAGATTAACAATGACAACTTGTCAAAGAGCAGCGCAGAGGCCAAGCCTGAGGGGAGCCCTCCTCCGATACACAAGAAGGTCATCCCAAACAGCACCATCCCCAGCCCTGGCAACCATGACACACCCATCACAGTAAGTTACATACAACATCTACTGTGTTTTAACACCAACACACGTTTAAACGGCGATATGCAAAGGTGGATTCAAGTGCAACACATCTGCTGGTCAGAATACTTTAAGGTTAATTGTTGACAAGATTTAAATGTCAGCTGTGTGGGATTTAGAGGATCTATTAGCAGATATGGAACGTACTATTTATAATTATGTTTGCTTTAGAGCATAATCACCTGTAATCATAAATCATCGTGTGCTTTTGGCTTAAAGTGAGCCTTTCCTATCTATTTAGGGAGTGGACACTGAACTACAAAGCCTGTCATGTTTCACCACTACATTCCAGTAGCCCAAAACAGACAAATCAAACACTGGCTCTAAGGAGGACTTTTCAAGTTTTACACTGAAATGCAGCTTCTCCTGCATACTTAGGGAGTTAGGGATTTTTAGTTGGCTGTAATCTGCAGCCTCACCACTGGATGTCATTAAATCCTACACACTGGTCCTTCAGCATGACATATCTTTGCTAATCAATGCCTGTCTTGTTCCTTTCCTCAGTTTGAGCTCCCAGCGGAGGAATATGCCGACTGCCTTCCAGACGGCGAGCTGCTGGCTGTGCCTCTGTTGGTGGAGGACAAGAACGAGACCAGCGGGCCTGGTGGTCCTGTCCCCTCACCGTCACTGGACTTCAACGACAACGAAGACATCCCCACCGAGCTCAGTGACTCCTCAGAAACACACGATGAAGGTAACTGCAGGAAACATAATATACCTATCGATTTCAGGTGAAAATACATAATGTGGCGGACAGACGTATCCCTCGTTTTTTCGGTAATGCCGTGAAGAGATTTTAACAACTTTCTTTGCTGTGTAGGTGAGGTACAGGCCTTCCATGAGGATCTGAACGGCAGACAGTACATCAACGAGATCTACAAGTTCAGCGTAGACAAACTGTATGACATCCTCTTCACAGAGTCTCAGTTCATGAGTGATTTCATGGAACAGCGGCGATTCTCAGGTCAGTACCAGTGACCTAATGTCTTACCTCTGTGGAGACAGTTTGAGCCAAAAGAGCAGCCCCCTCCAGGCTTCATTTAATAGCAACTATCTTCCACCGTGTTGCTGTTCAGATGTGGTGTACCATCcctggaagaaagaggaggCTGGGAATCAGACCAGGGAGATCCTGTACACCATCTCTCTATCCAACCCCTTGGCCCCTAAAACAGCTACAGTCACTGAGACACAGGTAAATTCAGCACAGCCAGGtcagaaacatttgtttttggtcGTGTTTGACTCCTCTAAATAACAGtctttttattctttgtctttttttaatcagactCTGTACAAAGCCAGTCAGGAGAGCGAGTGCTACATCATCGACGCTGAGGTCATCACACATGACGTGCCCTACCACGATTACTTCTACACGCTCAACCGTTACATGCTCACAAGGGTGGCCAAGAACAAGTGTCGGTTACGGTGAGAAAGACGTGATCGGATACTCAGAGAGCTGCATgcaattattaatattttcactgttttcaatcatttgtctaatttattatcaatagttttttaaaaacaactttaGGTTTGAACTTGCTCTCCTTTTATATCATATTGAAAAAGACTATAATATGTGCAATGtgtatttctgtctgtctcagaGTATCAACAGAGCTGCGTTACAGGAAGCAGCCATGGGGCCTGGTGAAAGGTTTCATAGAGAAGAACTTCTGGAGTGGACTAGAAGAGAACTTCCGTCATCTCGGTAATCTTCAGTGTTGTGGTTGATCACATTGTTTAAAAGTGGTCCAACCTGATGTCATGAACACTTAAAAACTTAGCTGAGAAAATCTGACATTCCCATGTGGTTTGAGCACATTAGTAGTGGAAATGTATTGTTACCTCCTTTCTgaagacaaaatgttgttgcatTACTTTTTTCTAAATATGAATTTAACAGTAACACAGGATTTTGTGCTTGAATCATGTAAGTACTGTACTTATTGTCTATTATTAAACAGAAAAGACGTGAGAATGGAGAAGTGATTGGTCTGCACTATAGTTGCAACATGTGTGTAGCCAACAAGTCAAGCATCTTTAACTCTCAGAACCTTACATCCAAATTCACGTCCCTTTTTCTCATTTGAATTACTTCTGAAGTGTTCATTGCTGCAAGGTTTGAAGCATAGCAAATAAAACTGCATAACTTGACCCTTCCAACCACGCCAGATGCTTGTTTGTGCAAGAAAGTGTTGGACAGAAAAAGGATTTTGAATGTACATCAAATTTAATCATAGTTAAAAACACCATACGTCCCTGCGTCCATCTTCACATCTGTTACTCTCGATTGAATAACTCGTGAACTCATCATTGCACAGATAAGGATCACATGTCACAAGAGAGAGAGGAACCGCAGATTTGAAATGATGCTTGGAGCTCATTTGAACCCATAATGACATTTTGAGTACAGATCAACCTTGTGCTTAGtgatagttttactaattttccCTTTTCACATCCCTGTTTCTCATTTGAAGAAGTCACAAAGTCTGCAACAATTTCATCatacagaatgttttttttccttcacatgAAGACTAGCATATAAAGTCTGAAACGATAATCATACGACACGATGGAAGATCTGGATaatgaaggcaaaaaaaagcaaaatacaacatttttggCTAACCCTTATAATGACCAAAATAACAGCTCAATTAAAGGTAGTGCCGTAGCGTTACAAGAACGTGTTGTAAATCAGATGTCTTCTTCTTTCTCAGAGCTGGAGTTGTCCAAGCTGGAGGAAATACTGACTGAGTCCCACCAGCTGTCTCCAAAGGCCAAGGTGGTGAAGAACTCCTCCGTGAGGCGAAAGAAGAGGCCGCTGCCCCACATGCGCAGCCAGCATCTGGACGAGGCCCTCAGCCCCGTTACCACGCCGACCGACGAGGAGGTGATTCAGAGGATCAAACAAGTGGCGGGCTCCACGCAGACCAGACACCAGAGTCCagaacaccaccaccacctgcCCGGAGGCATGGCTCTGTACAGCGTCTCCAAACTGCTGCTCATCATCAGCTTTGTGtacgcaacacacacacatacacacacacacagtcattcaTGTAGGGGTGCCTGCATATGTGTCCATTTAGATACAAATACAAATTTGACCCACAAGTGGGCGCACATCCTCATGTCACATAGTGGAATTTCTCTGACTCACATGTTGCACATCTTCGTCCATTTTTCCAGTAGAATGTGGAGCCTTTGTCTGACCTACAGTTGAAAAttagtgttttattctttgttttttgttacaaATATCTCACTGTTGTTCTTTGAGTGTAACTcctttctcctctcttttcATTGCCATCCATAGGATCTGTCTCAGGTATATCTGTTTTCTGACTAGCCAGTAGGCCCAGATGCATGTGTTTATACTATTTGAATGTATTTCCATTCCATTTGAATGTATTTCCATTCCCATGGCAGCTAATTATTGACAAAAATGCCTCACGTGctgacttttgtttgtttcttgcgCTTCTTTAGTCTCATCCTGCTGGTGTTCCTCAACATGATGCTTTTCTATAAGCTGTGGATGCTGGAGTACTCTGCACAGTCTTTAACAACCTGGCAAGGTCTGCGGCTTCATGAAAGGTACGCAGGCACATACGTACATTCTACACttttttctcatctgtttttTATACAGAACTCCTTTATCATAGAGAGTCAATAAAGTTGATTTTAGAGGCATTTGAGGATACAAAAACCTAATCAGTGCAGACTGAAGGGAGTTCTGC is a window of Acanthochromis polyacanthus isolate Apoly-LR-REF ecotype Palm Island chromosome 13, KAUST_Apoly_ChrSc, whole genome shotgun sequence DNA encoding:
- the gramd1bb gene encoding protein Aster-B isoform X4, which gives rise to MSDTLRPPSLQVSVPEDAPAYSDGGCYAVSDGSVQSSSSTPTLRRKRFKMRRMRNVPSERDIERGRLTAGRLTVRSRSSSKEYLQLPSIEITPSSDEDAPSSWSSCSTPSASPRRKRFLLRKWLKVREKKEQASESSSQQSSQQSSQQSSHEDDGTRFLTPLIREERSDSAADKISTASNSNKSTPACSPVLRKRSRSPTPQSQEGENMVEKGSDHSSDKSPSTPEQVVQRTYSLQSARSGGKNSKSHKRLSKYDRLNLIKKSQSWYNVLSPTYKQRNEDFRKLFKQLPDTERLIVDYSCALQRDILLQGRLYLSENWICFYSNIFRWETLLTVRLKDICSMTKEKTARLIPNAIQVCTDTEKHFFTSFGARDRTYMMMFRLWQNALLDKPLCPKELWHFVHQCYGNELGLTSDDEDYVPPDDDFNTMGFSEEIPNEENEINNDNLSKSSAEAKPEGSPPPIHKKVIPNSTIPSPGNHDTPITFELPAEEYADCLPDGELLAVPLLVEDKNETSGPGGPVPSPSLDFNDNEDIPTELSDSSETHDEGEVQAFHEDLNGRQYINEIYKFSVDKLYDILFTESQFMSDFMEQRRFSDVVYHPWKKEEAGNQTREILYTISLSNPLAPKTATVTETQTLYKASQESECYIIDAEVITHDVPYHDYFYTLNRYMLTRVAKNKCRLRVSTELRYRKQPWGLVKGFIEKNFWSGLEENFRHLELELSKLEEILTESHQLSPKAKVVKNSSVRRKKRPLPHMRSQHLDEALSPVTTPTDEEVIQRIKQVAGSTQTRHQSPEHHHHLPGGMALYSVSKLLLIISFVLILLVFLNMMLFYKLWMLEYSAQSLTTWQGLRLHESKLPQTQMEWAQLLEAQQRYHDAELQKWREIIKSSVVLLDQMKDSLLNLQRGIGLRDYSSETEEKRSRYH
- the gramd1bb gene encoding protein Aster-B isoform X3 — protein: MSDTLRPPSLQVSVPEDAPAYSDGGCYAVSDGSVQSSSSTPTLRRKRFKMRRMRNVPSERDIERGRLTAGRLTVRSRSSSKEYLQLPSIEITPSSDEDAPSSWSSCSTPSASPRRKRFLLRKWLKVREKKEQASESSSQQSSQQSSQQSSHEDDGTRFLTPLIREERSDSAADKISTASNSNKSTPACSPVLRKRSRSPTPQSQEGENMVEKGSDHSSDKSPSTPEQVVQRTYSLQSARSGGKNSKSHKRLSKKSQSWYNHERQHILRVLSPTYKQRNEDFRKLFKQLPDTERLIVDYSCALQRDILLQGRLYLSENWICFYSNIFRWETLLTVRLKDICSMTKEKTARLIPNAIQVCTDTEKHFFTSFGARDRTYMMMFRLWQNALLDKPLCPKELWHFVHQCYGNELGLTSDDEDYVPPDDDFNTMGFSEEIPNEENEINNDNLSKSSAEAKPEGSPPPIHKKVIPNSTIPSPGNHDTPITFELPAEEYADCLPDGELLAVPLLVEDKNETSGPGGPVPSPSLDFNDNEDIPTELSDSSETHDEGEVQAFHEDLNGRQYINEIYKFSVDKLYDILFTESQFMSDFMEQRRFSDVVYHPWKKEEAGNQTREILYTISLSNPLAPKTATVTETQTLYKASQESECYIIDAEVITHDVPYHDYFYTLNRYMLTRVAKNKCRLRVSTELRYRKQPWGLVKGFIEKNFWSGLEENFRHLELELSKLEEILTESHQLSPKAKVVKNSSVRRKKRPLPHMRSQHLDEALSPVTTPTDEEVIQRIKQVAGSTQTRHQSPEHHHHLPGGMALYSVSKLLLIISFVLILLVFLNMMLFYKLWMLEYSAQSLTTWQGLRLHESKLPQTQMEWAQLLEAQQRYHDAELQKWREIIKSSVVLLDQMKDSLLNLQRGIGLRDYSSETEEKRSRYH
- the gramd1bb gene encoding protein Aster-B isoform X10; translated protein: MGFFAALLFAALVIASEGRLQQLQGEQRSVAGFRGHGMSCLLCRSDSAADKISTASNSNKSTPACSPVLRKRSRSPTPQSQEGENMVEKGSDHSSDKSPSTPEQVVQRTYSLQSARSGGKNSKSHKRLSKYDRLNLIKKSQSWYNHERQHILRVLSPTYKQRNEDFRKLFKQLPDTERLIVDYSCALQRDILLQGRLYLSENWICFYSNIFRWETLLTVRLKDICSMTKEKTARLIPNAIQVCTDTEKHFFTSFGARDRTYMMMFRLWQNALLDKPLCPKELWHFVHQCYGNELGLTSDDEDYVPPDDDFNTMGFSEEIPNEENEINNDNLSKSSAEAKPEGSPPPIHKKVIPNSTIPSPGNHDTPITFELPAEEYADCLPDGELLAVPLLVEDKNETSGPGGPVPSPSLDFNDNEDIPTELSDSSETHDEGEVQAFHEDLNGRQYINEIYKFSVDKLYDILFTESQFMSDFMEQRRFSDVVYHPWKKEEAGNQTREILYTISLSNPLAPKTATVTETQTLYKASQESECYIIDAEVITHDVPYHDYFYTLNRYMLTRVAKNKCRLRVSTELRYRKQPWGLVKGFIEKNFWSGLEENFRHLELELSKLEEILTESHQLSPKAKVVKNSSVRRKKRPLPHMRSQHLDEALSPVTTPTDEEVIQRIKQVAGSTQTRHQSPEHHHHLPGGMALYSVSKLLLIISFVLILLVFLNMMLFYKLWMLEYSAQSLTTWQGLRLHESKLPQTQMEWAQLLEAQQRYHDAELQKWREIIKSSVVLLDQMKDSLLNLQRGIGLRDYSSETEEKRSRYH
- the gramd1bb gene encoding protein Aster-B isoform X13 codes for the protein MRARREARMVSACSPCTNISTASNSNKSTPACSPVLRKRSRSPTPQSQEGENMVEKGSDHSSDKSPSTPEQVVQRTYSLQSARSGGKNSKSHKRLSKYDRLNLIKKSQSWYNHERQHILRVLSPTYKQRNEDFRKLFKQLPDTERLIVDYSCALQRDILLQGRLYLSENWICFYSNIFRWETLLTVRLKDICSMTKEKTARLIPNAIQVCTDTEKHFFTSFGARDRTYMMMFRLWQNALLDKPLCPKELWHFVHQCYGNELGLTSDDEDYVPPDDDFNTMGFSEEIPNEENEINNDNLSKSSAEAKPEGSPPPIHKKVIPNSTIPSPGNHDTPITFELPAEEYADCLPDGELLAVPLLVEDKNETSGPGGPVPSPSLDFNDNEDIPTELSDSSETHDEGEVQAFHEDLNGRQYINEIYKFSVDKLYDILFTESQFMSDFMEQRRFSDVVYHPWKKEEAGNQTREILYTISLSNPLAPKTATVTETQTLYKASQESECYIIDAEVITHDVPYHDYFYTLNRYMLTRVAKNKCRLRVSTELRYRKQPWGLVKGFIEKNFWSGLEENFRHLELELSKLEEILTESHQLSPKAKVVKNSSVRRKKRPLPHMRSQHLDEALSPVTTPTDEEVIQRIKQVAGSTQTRHQSPEHHHHLPGGMALYSVSKLLLIISFVLILLVFLNMMLFYKLWMLEYSAQSLTTWQGLRLHESKLPQTQMEWAQLLEAQQRYHDAELQKWREIIKSSVVLLDQMKDSLLNLQRGIGLRDYSSETEEKRSRYH
- the gramd1bb gene encoding protein Aster-B isoform X15, which encodes MHFLKCASTASNSNKSTPACSPVLRKRSRSPTPQSQEGENMVEKGSDHSSDKSPSTPEQVVQRTYSLQSARSGGKNSKSHKRLSKYDRLNLIKKSQSWYNHERQHILRVLSPTYKQRNEDFRKLFKQLPDTERLIVDYSCALQRDILLQGRLYLSENWICFYSNIFRWETLLTVRLKDICSMTKEKTARLIPNAIQVCTDTEKHFFTSFGARDRTYMMMFRLWQNALLDKPLCPKELWHFVHQCYGNELGLTSDDEDYVPPDDDFNTMGFSEEIPNEENEINNDNLSKSSAEAKPEGSPPPIHKKVIPNSTIPSPGNHDTPITFELPAEEYADCLPDGELLAVPLLVEDKNETSGPGGPVPSPSLDFNDNEDIPTELSDSSETHDEGEVQAFHEDLNGRQYINEIYKFSVDKLYDILFTESQFMSDFMEQRRFSDVVYHPWKKEEAGNQTREILYTISLSNPLAPKTATVTETQTLYKASQESECYIIDAEVITHDVPYHDYFYTLNRYMLTRVAKNKCRLRVSTELRYRKQPWGLVKGFIEKNFWSGLEENFRHLELELSKLEEILTESHQLSPKAKVVKNSSVRRKKRPLPHMRSQHLDEALSPVTTPTDEEVIQRIKQVAGSTQTRHQSPEHHHHLPGGMALYSVSKLLLIISFVLILLVFLNMMLFYKLWMLEYSAQSLTTWQGLRLHESKLPQTQMEWAQLLEAQQRYHDAELQKWREIIKSSVVLLDQMKDSLLNLQRGIGLRDYSSETEEKRSRYH